In Polyangiaceae bacterium, the genomic window CTGCGCGCCGTGTTGCCGGTGGTGTCGCTGATCGGCGCGGTGATCGCCGATGCCGCCTACCAGCTGCTCCGCCACGGCAACGCCCTGGGCGACAGCGGTGCGCTGCGTGCGAACCTCGCGCTCGGCGTGCCGGTGGTGTTCATCGCGCTGGTCGCCGTGTATGCGCTCCTGCAAGAGCGCCGCGCGATCCACGGTCACCTCGACGACGAGCTCTCGACGGGCGCGGTCGGGGCCGCGGATCTGCCGCTCCTGAAGAGCGTGATCGCGCGCCAGCTGACGTACGCAAAGACCGTTTTGACCTTCAAGATTGGCTTCTATTTGGGGCTCCGCAGCCTGCACAACCTGCAAGTGCAGCTCGCCTTCGCCAAGGCGCGCCTGGCGGGTGAGGCCGATCCGGCGCGACGCGCCCGCGTGGACGCCGAGGTCGCGAAGATCCGCGCCGCCGCGCTCGAACGCCGCCGCGCGCTCGGACTGGAAGGGGGCGCATCGTGAACTTCTGCCCGCAGTGCCGCACGCAGCTCGACCCCGGCGCGCGCTTCTGCGCGAACTGTGGCCACACGCTCCCGGCGCAGGGCCCCGCCGGTCCGCCGGGTGGACCGCGGCCGTTCGCTGGCCAGCCCGGCTACGCGCCGCCCCAGGCTCCGGGCTACGGTCCGCCGCCTGCGCAGCCCGGCTACGCGCCGCCCGCGCAGCCCGGCTACGCGCCGCCCGGCGCCCCGGCCTATGGTCCACCACCGGCGCAGCCGCAGTACGGCGCGCCGCCTGCGCAGCCCCCCGGCTACGGCGTGGCCCCGCCCGGTCCGCCTGGTTACGGCGCGACGCCGGTCGGCGCGATGCCGCCACCTCCCGAGGAGGGCGGCGGCGGCCTGAAGATCCTCGGCGGCTGTGGTGTCGCCGGTTGCCTCGGCGCGGGGTTCGCGGCGCTGATGGGCGTGGGTCTCATCATCGTCCTGGTCATGCTGGGCGGTTCGTCGAGCAGCGGCAGCAGCGGTCCTTCGTCGGGCCCCGGCGGCGAGGTGCCGAGCAGCGGCTCGGTGCGCAGCCTGGTCCGGCCGCAGGTGGGCGACTACCGCCTGGTCGGGACCTCGCCCCTCGAGAAGGTCCCGCCCGGAGTGGTGGACAGCATCGGCGCGGTCTACACCTCGCCGGGCGGCGCGCGGATCATCCACCTGCTCCTGGTGTACCCCACGGAGTCCATCGCCAACGACCGCATCCAGAACGTCTGGAGCACCTCGATCTCGAACCTGAAGCCTGGGCAGAAGGTCACCCGCGGCAACGTCACGGACAGCTCGGGCGCGGTGCGCGGCAGCGTGGTCGCGGTCACCGGCGGGTACCCGGAGTCGTTCTACTGGAACAATCGCAAGCTCGTGGTCATCGTCGAAGGTCCGGCGCCGCACGCGAAGGCGTTCGAGTCGAGCGCGCCGTATTAGGAGGTGTCCCTGATTCGCGCTCCGCTGGCGGCAGCAAGCGCCACGCGACCCTTCCTTTCGGTCGAAACGGCCGGCGCCGGCCCCGGCCGGTCTTCGCGCTCACGCCTCATTTCCGGATCGAGATCTGATCATGACCAGACTGTTCAAGTGATTCCGGGGCTCGGCTGATCGCCGAGCGGCGCGAATCGAGCCGCTCGGTCGCACACGAACTAGGGACACCCCCTAGCTACCGCTTCGGTGCTGGCACTCCGCGGTCATTTTGGCTAAGCCCGCGGGGATGCGTCTCGGCTGGCTCCTCCTGGCGCTCGCGCTCGCGGCCTGCACCGAGCCGTACCGCGTGGGTGAGTACGTCTGGGTGGAGTGGGAGGGACGCAACTACCCGGCCTACATCCTGGAGAAGAAGGGCACCGCGCGCTTCCGCGTTCACTTCGACGGCTACGAGGCGCGCTGGGACGAGGACGTCACGCTCGATCGCATCAAGGGACGCATCGACGGGCCGGTGAACGCGCCTCCCGCCCCGGAGAAGGTCGCGCGCGCCAGCGGTGTCGCGCCCAAGAGCTCCGGCCCGGCTCCCGGCGCCACTGCTTACAAGCCCGGCGACCGCGTGCGCGTGAAGTGGCGGGGCTCGAAGTACCTGGCGACGATCGTCGCGGTCGCGGCGCCGGACCGCTACCTGGTTCACTACGAAGGCTACGAGACCGCCTGGGACGAGACGGTGGACGCCGACCGCATCGAACCGGCGCGCTGAAACTTGGCCGTCCCTCGCCGGCCTTGATAGCCACGTGGGTGCGCCGAAGCCGCGCTCGGCTTCGGCTGCTTCCGAGGAGACGGCTTTGGGCGTATTCGTGCGCAGCAGGAGACGACTGTTCGCTGCCCTGTTCGGCATGGCGGTGCTCGCGGGATTCGGCGCGCGGGCGGACGCGGGCTCCTCGCCGGTGGCGCTGGGCGAAGTGAAGGTCGTGCGGGCCGATCCCAAGCTGGAGCAAGCGTTCCGCGGCCTCGTGGAGCGCGAGCTGGGCGAGGTCGATCTGTCGAACGTGAAGGCGCAGGACCGCTTCGTGCTGTCGGCGTCGCTCACGCAGATGGCCACGCGCGAGAGCTCGGGGCAGGCCGAGACCGTGGCGGTGGTGAGCGCGACCTTGCGCCGGGCGCGGGGCGGCAGCATCCACGCGGTGATCAACGGGCGCGCGCAGGCGACGGATCGCCCGAGCAAGGTCCGGTCAGTCGAGCTCAGCGCGATGCGTGCGGCGGTTCGGAGTGCCCTGGGACGGCTGCCGGAAGCCCTGAAGTAACTCGCGCCGACTCGCCGGGCATCAGGCCCATGCTGCGCCAGGCCGCGTCGAGGCGGCCCTGCTCGCGCACGTCGAACACGCCCGGATCGCGGGCGCTGGCGTCGCGTGCCCGCGCGAGCCAGAAGGACGCGGCGCGCAGATCGCCGCAGGCGAAGTGGGAGAGGCCACGGTAGAGCGAATAGCGCGCCTGAGCGCGGGGGCCGAGCTCGTCGAATTCGGCCTCGTGCGCCCGGTACTCGTCCACCGCGTCGGCGTGACGCCCCTCGTCGAAGGCGTGCTGGGCGCGCGAGAGGCTGCCGCCGCAGGCCGAGAGGAGCAGGCACAGACCGAGGAGGGGCGCGCGCATGCCGGCCCAATCGGCCGATCGGCAGCGCGAGTTGCGGAATCTTTTTCGGCGCGCTGCTCGGCTGGCTCCAGCCAAATTTCCCTGGTTCAACCAATCCAAGAGGTGACGATGGGTGAGCTTTCGATTATCCCCGGCGGCCGCGACGCGAGGGGCACATGCCAGGACTCTGCATCATCGGATCGGGACGCCACCTGCCGGGGCGGCCGTACACCAACCACGACCTGGCGCGGGTGATGGACACCAGCGACGCCTGGATCCGGCAGCGCACCGGCATCGGGCAGCGGCACTTCTGTCCGGAGGGGCAGGGGGTCTCGGATCTGGCCGTCGAAGCGGCGCGGGCGGCGCTCGACGACGCGGGGCGCGCCGCCGAAGACGTCGACTACGTGCTGTTCAACACCATGACGCCGGATCACGTGTTCCCGGGCTCGGGCGTGATCCTCGGGACGAAGCTGGGCTGCCGCGGCGTGCCCGCGCTCGACATGCGCCAGCAGTGCGCCGCCATGATCTACAGCCTGCAAGTGGCGGACTCGTTGCTCGCGAGCGGGGCGGCGAACACGCTGCTCATCGTCGGCGCCGAGGCGCACGCCGGCTTCATGCCCTGGCGGGACTGGGACCTCCTGGAGCAGGACACCGGCGCTCGGCCCTCCGAAGAAGACTGGGCGCGCGCCACGCGGCATCGTTCGCTGGCCATCATCTTCGGCGACGGCGCTGGTGCGCTGGTGGTCGAGCGCTCCGGGCGGCCGGGCAGCGGGCTGCTCGCGACGGATCTCCACTCCGACGGCCGCTACGCCGATCGGTTGGCCATTCCGGCGGGGTTCCGCTCGCGCCCCTTCATCTCGGAGCAAACCGTGGCCGAGGATCTGT contains:
- a CDS encoding ketoacyl-ACP synthase III, which translates into the protein MPGLCIIGSGRHLPGRPYTNHDLARVMDTSDAWIRQRTGIGQRHFCPEGQGVSDLAVEAARAALDDAGRAAEDVDYVLFNTMTPDHVFPGSGVILGTKLGCRGVPALDMRQQCAAMIYSLQVADSLLASGAANTLLIVGAEAHAGFMPWRDWDLLEQDTGARPSEEDWARATRHRSLAIIFGDGAGALVVERSGRPGSGLLATDLHSDGRYADRLAIPAGFRSRPFISEQTVAEDLWIPRMDGREVFRQAVTLLPKSVERVCAKAKVKLEQIDWFVAHQANERINAAVRERLGVPEEKVPSNIERYGNTSTATIPILLDEMRRDGRLRPGQLVCFLALGAGLHWGSALWRA
- a CDS encoding zinc ribbon domain-containing protein; amino-acid sequence: MNFCPQCRTQLDPGARFCANCGHTLPAQGPAGPPGGPRPFAGQPGYAPPQAPGYGPPPAQPGYAPPAQPGYAPPGAPAYGPPPAQPQYGAPPAQPPGYGVAPPGPPGYGATPVGAMPPPPEEGGGGLKILGGCGVAGCLGAGFAALMGVGLIIVLVMLGGSSSSGSSGPSSGPGGEVPSSGSVRSLVRPQVGDYRLVGTSPLEKVPPGVVDSIGAVYTSPGGARIIHLLLVYPTESIANDRIQNVWSTSISNLKPGQKVTRGNVTDSSGAVRGSVVAVTGGYPESFYWNNRKLVVIVEGPAPHAKAFESSAPY